DNA from Salinibacterium sp. dk2585:
TCTCGACATCCCTGACTTCCTGAAGTGACGATTTCCGACCCACTGTCATCGACTCCAGACCCTCGGCTCGCCGAGCGTCTCGACACGGTGCGGTCTGGAATTGCGGATGCCGCGGCATCCGCCGGTCGCAGCGCCGATGACATCACGCTCATCGTCGTCACGAAATTCCACCCCGTCTCGCTCATACGGCAGCTCTCGCAGCTCGGTGTGCGGGATGTGGGCGAGAACCGGCACCAGGAGGCACAGGAGAAGTTCGCCGAGCTTGGCGACGCGGGCCTCCGCTGGCATTTCGTCGGCCAGCTACAGGGCAAGAAGGCAAAGGCTGTGCGCCAGTACGCCGACGTCATCCACTCCGTCGATCGCGAGTCGCTCGTCGATGCGCTCTCGCGCGACGACGGCCGTGTCGTTGAGTGCTTCGTGCAGCTCAACCTGACCGACGACCCCGGCCGCGGTGGCGTCGCGGAACCCGACCTGGAGGCCCTCGTCGAGAAAGTCCTCGAGAGCGAGGCCCTGAATCTGCGTGGCGTCATGGCGGTGGCTCCCCTCGACGAGGATCCCGCCTCGGCGTTCGCGCGAGTGCGTGAGGCCTCGGAACGAGTGAGGCGGCTCTCGCCCCACGCCGACGCGATCTCCGCAGGCATGTCGCACGACTATGCCGCCGCCATCCGCGAGGGCGCGACACACCTCAGGATCGGCACGGCAATCACGGGAAACCGGCCGACGCCGGGTTAATCTCAAGACGAGACACGCAACGACCAGGAGGCTCACAACCAATGGCTAATCCACTTCGCAAGACGATGGTGTACCTCGGCCTTGCCGATGAGGAATTCGACTACGAAGAGCAGCCGGCCAACGCTGCGCCTGCCCCGGTCCAGCAGCACGCCGCCCCGGCGCCCGCTCCTGTTCCTGCCCAGAATTCAGCCCAGCGTGCGCCTGTGACGCCTCTTCGTCGCCCCGCGCCCGCTCGAGTGGTGGGACCCACTGAAATGAACGAGATCCTCACTGTCCACCCCCGCCAGTACAAGGACGCCCAGGTCATCGCAGAGAGCTTCCGCGAGGGCATCCCGGTCATCATCAACCTGTCTCAGATGAGCGAGCCGGATGCGCGTCGCCTCGTCGACTTCGCGAGTGGCCTCTCGCAGGGCCTCTACGGCAAGATCGAGCGTGTGACCTCGAAGGTCTTCCTGCTGTCGCCCGCCCACGTCGCCGTCAGCGGTGACCAGGGTCACAGTGATGACGCAGAGGCGCTGTACGGTCAGCAGTAGGCTCTCGCTACGGCAATAGAATGGCCGCGCGGCGTTCCGCCCGTCGGGCCTTGCGCCCCGTCGCATCCCGACTCCCGGGCCGCCCTCGAGCGGTACGGAGCGGGGCGGGCTCTCCCTCTGCATCCCCAGGTGGTCCATGATCCTCGTCGTTCTGCTCACAATCGCCTACGTGGCCCTCTTCGTCTATTTCCTGGTGATGTGGGCACGGTTCGTGCTCGAACTCGTGACCGTGTTCTCTCCGCGGTGGCGGCCGACGGGCGCGCTGCTCGTGGTCGCCGAGGGCGTCTACACGCTGACGGATCCACCGGTGCTCTTCACCAGGCGACTCGTGCCTCCCGTTCGCTTCGGCGGCATCTCGCTCGATTTCGCCTGGAGCATCGTGATGCTCGTGGTGTTGGTGTTGCTCTATGTCATCTCATGGGGTCGCCAATTGGCGGCTTACCTGTAATCTAGTGATCGTCCGCTGCGCCCTTCGGTCAGCCCAGTGGGTGGACAGCAGGCACTGATAGCGTTCACGCTCGACGGCACTGTCGATCGACAAGAGAATTTTCAGAGGTGACGAGAATGGCCCTTACGCCTGAAGACGTAGTCAACAAGCGGTTCCAGCCGACCAAGTTCCGCGAGGGCTACGACCAGGACGAGGTGGATGACTTCCTCGACGAGGTCGTCGTCGAGCTTCGCCGCCTCAACCAGGAGAACGAGGAGCTGCGCCAGCGTCTCGTGGCGAGCGAGTCGCGCATCTCTGAGCTCCAGCGCAGCGGAGGTGGTGAGCAGCAGCAGGCCGCTGCGGCCGCGCCGAGCTACACCGAGCCCGTGGCTGCTCCCGAGCCCGTCGCAGCGGCACCGGCCCCCGCGGCCGAGGTGGCCCCTGCGTTCGACGAGACCGGCAGCACCAACAACCTTCTCCAGCTCGCTCGTCGCCTGCACGAGGAGCACGTCCGCGAGGGCATCGAGAAGCGCGATGCTCTCATCGCCGAGGGCCAGTCGACCGCAGCACGCCTCATCTCCGAGGCCGAGGCCGAGCACGGTCGCAAGGTCACTGAGCTTGAGCAGCAGCGCACGGCGCTCGAGGCGCAGATCGAGGAGCTCCGTTCCTTCGAGCGTGACTACCGCAGCAACCTCAAGAGCTACATCGAGGGGCAGCTGCGTGAACTCGAGTCCGTCGACGCTGTGAACTCGGGAGCGAGCACTTCCCAGGCATCGGGTGACTTCGGTGGCGGCGACTACGGCGTGCCGGCCAACCAGCCGCCCGCCAGCTACCAGGGCTTTGTCGGCAACTGAGTCGGCCGCTCCCTCTCGTCAGTCCCGCCTGAGCCTCAAGGCCATCGCCGCGCTGGTCTGCACCGCACTTCTCGTCTACGGTGCAGACCAGCTCAGCAAGGCATGGGTCGTCTCGACCCTGACCGAGCGTGCGAGCGTGCCCGTGCTCGGCGACCTGTTGCATTTCACCTTCGTCCGCAATCCCGGTGCTGCCTTCTCGCTGGCAAGCGGGGCGACCTGGATCTTCTCGATTGCGGCTGCGGTCGTCACGGTCGTGATCGTGGTCTTCGCCCGTCGCATCCGTGCCCTCAGCTGGGCCCTCGTGTTCGGGATGTTGCTTGGTGGAGTGCTCGGCAACCTCACTGACCGGCTCGTGAGGGAGCCGTCCTTCGGCATGGGCCACGTGATCGACTTCATCGAGGTCTGGGGCTTCCCCGCAATCTTCAACATCGCAGACATCTTCATTGTGTCGAGCATGGGGCTCTTCGTGATCCTGACGCTGCGCGGTATCGGTCTCGATGGCACTCGCGAGGTTCCCGCATCGAAGGCGGGCGCGAGCGTTGACGCCGGCACGGATGGCGAGCGCGACTGATCATGGAGAGTCGCAGCCTTCCGGTACCTGATGGGCTTGTGGGGGAGCGTGTCGACGCCGCCCTGTCGAAGCTCATGGGCTTCTCGCGCACCTTTGCAGCCGAGGTCGTCGAGGCCGGGGGAGTGCGGGTCGACGGCGTGCCCGTCGCGAAGTCCGATCGGCTGAGGGCGGATGCCTGGCTCGAGGTCGAATGGACGCGCCGGTCTGCCCCGACCATCGAACCCACGCTCGTGCCAGGTTTCGGCATCGTGCATGACGACGACGACATCGTTGTGATCGACAAGCCCGTCGGCGTCGCCGCGCATCCCTCCGTCGGGTGGACCGGACCAACCGTGCTCGGCGCCCTCGCGGGCGCCGGCTATCGCATCTCAACTTCGGGGGCGGCCGAACGCGCGGGCATCGTGCACCGGCTCGACGCTGGCACAAGCGGGCTCATGGTCGTGGCCAAGTCGGAGCGGGCATATTCGGAGCTCAAGCGCGCGTTCCACGACCGTGAAGTTGACAAGGTCTACCACGCGGTCGTGCAGGGGCATCCGGACCCGCTGAGGGGAACGATCGACGCGCCCATCGGGCGACACCCCTCCTCGGCATGGAAGTTCGCGGTGGTGGCCGGTGGCAAGGATTCCGTCACGCACTACGAGACGCTTGAGGCCTTCCCATCGGCGTCGCTGCTCGAGGTGCACCTCGAGACGGGGCGCACGCACCAGATCCGGGTGCACATGGCGGCCCAGCGGCATCCCTGTGTCGGTGATGCCATGTATGGCGCCGACCCCACGCTGTCAGCGCGGCTCGGGCTTTCCCGCCAATGGCTTCACGCCATGCGCCTGGGCTTCCGTCACCCGGCGACCGGCGAGCCGGTGGAGTTCGAATCCACATATCCGCACGACCTGCAGCACGCGCTCGACGTGCTCCGCTCCTCCTGATCGGAGCGGCTGGGCGGCGGCGTCGGTGCTCGGCCGTAGACTGGGAGACCACCCGAGCAGACGCCTGAACCAGACGGAGAAGCAGTGCCCGCGAGCAGCGATTCCTTCGTGCACCTGCACGTGCACAGCGAGTATTCGATGCTGGACGGAGCGGCCCGTGTGAAGCCCCTCATCGAGGCGGCGGTCGAGCAGGGGATGCCCGCCGTCGCCGTGACTGACCATGGCAACGTCTTCGGTGCCTACGACTTCTGGAAGACCGCGACCGCGGCGGGAATCAAGCCCATCATCGGCACCGAGGCCTACCTCACGCCCGGCACCCACCGCAGTGACAAGGCCCGTATCAAGTGGGGCGACGGCGGTGGCGACGATGTCTCGGGCGCGGGTGCCTACACGCACATGACGCTCCTGAGCGAGACGAACGAGGGGCTGCACAACCTCTTCCGACTCTCGTCGAAGGCCTCGCTCGAGGGCTATTACTTCAAACCCCGCATGGACCGCGAACTGCTCTCCCAGTACGGCAAGGGTCTCATCGCCACCACGGGGTGCCCGAGTGGCGAGGTGCAGACACGGCTTCGACTTGGACAGTACGACGAGGCGGTCAAGGCTGCCGCCGATTTCCGTGACATCTTCGGCCGTGAGAGCTTCTTCGCCGAGATCATGGACCACGGGCTCGGCATCGAGCGGCGCATCATGAGTGACCTCCTTCGCCTGGCCAAAGACCTCGAGCTGCCGCTCGTCGCGACGAACGACCTCCACTACACCCACGCCCACGACGCCACCAGCCACGCGGCGCTCCTGTGCGTGCAGTCGGGCACGACACTTGACGACCCGAAGCGCTTCAAGTTCGACGCCGACGAGTTCTACCTCAAGTCGGCGAGCCAGATGCGGACGCTCTTCCGCGACCATCCCGAGGCCTGTGACAACACCCTGTTGATCGCGGAACGCTGCGAGGTCGCGTTCGATGAGTCGGCGAACTACATGCCGCGCTTCCCCGTGCCCGAGGGTGAGACGGAAGACACGTGGTTTGCCAAGGAGGTTGAGAAGGGGCTCCACTACCGCTATCCGGATGGGATCCCCGACGATGTCCGGCGCCAGGCGGAGTACGAGAAGCAGGTCATCATCCAGATGGGCTTCCCCGGCTACTTCCTCGTCGTCGCAGACTTCATCAACTGGTCGAAGGAGAACGGCATCCGCGTCGGTCCCGGGCGTGGTTCCGGTGCGGGCTCGATGGTCGCGTACGCGATGCGCATCACTGACCTCGACCCTCTCAAGCACGGCCTCATCTTTGAGCGCTTCCTGAATCCAGACCGCGTGTCGATGCCCGACTTCGACGTCGACTTCGACGACCGTCGCCGCGGCGAGGTCATCAAGTATGTGACCGAGAAGTACGGCGACGAGCGCGTCGCACAGATCGTCACCTACGGCACCATCAAGGCCAAGCAGGCGCTCAAGGACTCCTCCCGCGTGCTGGGCTTCCCCTTCGGCATGGGCGAGAAGCTGACAAAGGCGATGCCGCCGCCCATCATGGGCAAGGACATCCCACTCACCGGCATCTTCGACAAAGCGCACCCTCGCTACAAGGAGGCCGCAGACATTCGTGCGGTCGTCGAGACCGACCCCGAAGCCAAGACCGTCTTCGACACGGCACTCGGCCTCGAGAACCTCAAGCGCCAGTGGGGCGTGCACGCCGCCGGCGTGATCATGTCGAGCGATCCGCTGATCGACATCATCCCGCTCATGAAGCGGGAGCAGGACGGCCAGATCGTCACGCAGTTCGACTACCCCGCCTGCGAGGCCCTCGGCCTCATCAAGATGGACTTCCTCGGCCTGCGAAACCTCACGATCATCTCCGACGCCCTCGAGAACATCGAGACCAACCGCGGCGAGACGCTCGACCTCGAGACGCTCACGCTCGACGACCCGGCCTCATACGAGCTGCTCGCGAGGGGTGACACGCTCGGTGTCTTCCAGCTCGACGGTGGCCCCATGCGCGGGCTGCTGCGGCTCATGAAGCCCGACAACTTCGAAGACGTCTCGGCCGTCATCGCGCTCTACCGCCCCGGCCCCATGGGCGCCGACTCGCACACGAACTACGCGCTGCGCAAGAACGGGCTGCAGGACATCACTCCGATCCATCCGGAGCTCGAGGAGCCGCT
Protein-coding regions in this window:
- the dnaE gene encoding DNA polymerase III subunit alpha, with the translated sequence MLDGAARVKPLIEAAVEQGMPAVAVTDHGNVFGAYDFWKTATAAGIKPIIGTEAYLTPGTHRSDKARIKWGDGGGDDVSGAGAYTHMTLLSETNEGLHNLFRLSSKASLEGYYFKPRMDRELLSQYGKGLIATTGCPSGEVQTRLRLGQYDEAVKAAADFRDIFGRESFFAEIMDHGLGIERRIMSDLLRLAKDLELPLVATNDLHYTHAHDATSHAALLCVQSGTTLDDPKRFKFDADEFYLKSASQMRTLFRDHPEACDNTLLIAERCEVAFDESANYMPRFPVPEGETEDTWFAKEVEKGLHYRYPDGIPDDVRRQAEYEKQVIIQMGFPGYFLVVADFINWSKENGIRVGPGRGSGAGSMVAYAMRITDLDPLKHGLIFERFLNPDRVSMPDFDVDFDDRRRGEVIKYVTEKYGDERVAQIVTYGTIKAKQALKDSSRVLGFPFGMGEKLTKAMPPPIMGKDIPLTGIFDKAHPRYKEAADIRAVVETDPEAKTVFDTALGLENLKRQWGVHAAGVIMSSDPLIDIIPLMKREQDGQIVTQFDYPACEALGLIKMDFLGLRNLTIISDALENIETNRGETLDLETLTLDDPASYELLARGDTLGVFQLDGGPMRGLLRLMKPDNFEDVSAVIALYRPGPMGADSHTNYALRKNGLQDITPIHPELEEPLREILDGTYGLIIYQEQVMAIAQKVAGFSLGQADILRRAMGKKKKSELDKQYEGFSGGMKERGFSEPAIKALWDILLPFSDYAFNKAHSAAYGVISYWTAYLKAHYPAEYMAALLTSVGDSKDKLAIYLNECRRMGIKVLPPDVNESIGFFAAVGDDIRFGLGAVRNVGFSVVELIRGAREEKGRFTSFDDFLKKVPIGVANKRTIESLIKAGAFDSLGHTRRALFEIHEDATEAAVREKRAEANGQVGFDFDNLWDEPQAANTVPDRPEWSKGDKLAFEREMLGLYVSDHPLAGLELQLAKHASTTIAEILAGETVHDGETVTIAGLMTSVQHRTARNSGNQYGLVTVEDFGGEITVMFLGKTYQEFSPGLTPDSIVVIRARVSQRDDGVNLHANSMFVPDMGASLGSGPLMISVPEVRATTEVVSALGDVLIRHAGETEVRLKLIKGSTARMFEVPYPVSVTADLYGELKSLLGPACLS
- a CDS encoding RluA family pseudouridine synthase, whose protein sequence is MESRSLPVPDGLVGERVDAALSKLMGFSRTFAAEVVEAGGVRVDGVPVAKSDRLRADAWLEVEWTRRSAPTIEPTLVPGFGIVHDDDDIVVIDKPVGVAAHPSVGWTGPTVLGALAGAGYRISTSGAAERAGIVHRLDAGTSGLMVVAKSERAYSELKRAFHDREVDKVYHAVVQGHPDPLRGTIDAPIGRHPSSAWKFAVVAGGKDSVTHYETLEAFPSASLLEVHLETGRTHQIRVHMAAQRHPCVGDAMYGADPTLSARLGLSRQWLHAMRLGFRHPATGEPVEFESTYPHDLQHALDVLRSS
- a CDS encoding YggS family pyridoxal phosphate-dependent enzyme; the encoded protein is MSDPLSSTPDPRLAERLDTVRSGIADAAASAGRSADDITLIVVTKFHPVSLIRQLSQLGVRDVGENRHQEAQEKFAELGDAGLRWHFVGQLQGKKAKAVRQYADVIHSVDRESLVDALSRDDGRVVECFVQLNLTDDPGRGGVAEPDLEALVEKVLESEALNLRGVMAVAPLDEDPASAFARVREASERVRRLSPHADAISAGMSHDYAAAIREGATHLRIGTAITGNRPTPG
- a CDS encoding DivIVA domain-containing protein, whose product is MALTPEDVVNKRFQPTKFREGYDQDEVDDFLDEVVVELRRLNQENEELRQRLVASESRISELQRSGGGEQQQAAAAAPSYTEPVAAPEPVAAAPAPAAEVAPAFDETGSTNNLLQLARRLHEEHVREGIEKRDALIAEGQSTAARLISEAEAEHGRKVTELEQQRTALEAQIEELRSFERDYRSNLKSYIEGQLRELESVDAVNSGASTSQASGDFGGGDYGVPANQPPASYQGFVGN
- a CDS encoding YggT family protein, producing the protein MILVVLLTIAYVALFVYFLVMWARFVLELVTVFSPRWRPTGALLVVAEGVYTLTDPPVLFTRRLVPPVRFGGISLDFAWSIVMLVVLVLLYVISWGRQLAAYL
- a CDS encoding cell division protein SepF, producing the protein MANPLRKTMVYLGLADEEFDYEEQPANAAPAPVQQHAAPAPAPVPAQNSAQRAPVTPLRRPAPARVVGPTEMNEILTVHPRQYKDAQVIAESFREGIPVIINLSQMSEPDARRLVDFASGLSQGLYGKIERVTSKVFLLSPAHVAVSGDQGHSDDAEALYGQQ
- the lspA gene encoding signal peptidase II, whose translation is MSATESAAPSRQSRLSLKAIAALVCTALLVYGADQLSKAWVVSTLTERASVPVLGDLLHFTFVRNPGAAFSLASGATWIFSIAAAVVTVVIVVFARRIRALSWALVFGMLLGGVLGNLTDRLVREPSFGMGHVIDFIEVWGFPAIFNIADIFIVSSMGLFVILTLRGIGLDGTREVPASKAGASVDAGTDGERD